TTGGTAAAAAGTTTGGATATCTTATTGCCGGTATTTTGTGGAAGTTCCATTTGTATAAAAgatttacaatatttttatcGAAATAAGGAGTATAAatctttgtcccacatcggtgatgGATGAGAGAATTCTTAACCACACTCTTCCTAAATATACTCTTTCTTTTCTTACGGCACACACGCAAATTCCCACACTCTTCTGGGATGTAAATATATatggtgtattttctgttgtttttTTTCCACATACGTAGACAAATACTTTATTATACTACGGAGTATTATATATTGGTTATAGGGAATTCCACAATGACTTACTATTTGGCCATTCAGAAAATCAATTCTCATGGTGGAGCTTTTTACCCGTATTCTGTTACTTGCTCTTCTTTGGTGGGTTAATTGCTCAGCTAACACCGATCGTTCTGCACTTCTAGCCTTAAAAGCCCATATCTCGTCAGATCCCCACAATTTATTGTTGAAAAACTGGACTACCCAAACATCCTTTTGTAACTGGGTTGGAATCACCTGTGATCCACTCAATAGCCGTGTCACCGGGTTGAATCTTTCCAATGTGCAACTCGTTGGCACCATCCCTCCCGAAATTGGAAATCTTTCTTCTCTTATATCTCTGGATATGAATGAAAACTCCTTCTACGGCCCCATTCCTGCCTCCATCTTTAACTTGTCATCCATACAGGTAATCACTCTGAGAGGTAATGCTGCTTTGTCAAGTGAGCTACCAACCGACATGTGCAAACACAGCCTTCACAACCTCAGATTGCTGCGTATTTCCTTCACTAAGTTGTATGGACAAATACCATCGAGCCTGGGCCAATGTTCAAGCCTTGAAAAACTTTCGTTGTACAACAACAGCCTGGTTGGAGAGGTGCCTAAAGAGATTGGGAACTTGACACACCTCACACAGTTATTTCTTGGCTTCAACACTTTAACTGGTATGCATATCTCTGTTTTTTGTTCGAGTTATATGTAAAGTGTCTGCTTCATTATCTAATTCTTTTTGACAAATAAACCTCGGATGTTGGGCGTAGTGGCCATCGGTGGGTGAATGGTGATAAGGAATGGGCGGCTGAGTTTCGCTAGTGGGGTTATCTTTTAGGAATTAATTTGCATATAACattacttattttttttctcatatatcatactttatcaatttctcattaaaacttaGGTCATCCACAAATTTGAGAGAGTATAAATTTTTATCGATCCATAAATAAACTAAACATTCATATTTTTACGATATTTGATTTGTGTAATAAATTCATATCATATTTAGATTTTGATTTATGAAAGATTGTATATTTCGTAGTATTAAACAACATACTATTAAGGTATCATAAGTATCAAGCGAATTCCTATTGGCCTCCATTGCTGGTGCTCTTATGGTTCTACTACCATAAAGGCATAtgccataaaataaaataaattacatatatatattaatattatttatgtttttcggtttttaggatttttcgatttttcggttttgttcgggtttttcggtttttaagttcggttttcggtttttcgggttcggttcggtttgggttttgaactaaatttggcttttcggttttggttcggttttggcaaaaaaccgaaccgaaacccgaatgctcacccctaGTGTCAAgtcaaaaaccaaaaataaaattgattttagTGTATTATTGGGGCTAATAGGCTACTCCATTTAAAGTGTTAGTGTACAATTGGAAATAGTTAACATTTTAATTTAGGAAATAGGTGTGCTGACAATTATAGTTACACCTTATATTTTGATTAAGATAACTCAATTTGTTACTCCACAGGTGATATCCCAAAACAGATTTCTCATCTTCACATGTTACAATCATTGTGGATGGAATCAAACAAATTTACTGGACCTTTACCTCCAGACGTTGGGAATTTGACATCCCTTCGAGAGTTGATCCTTTACAATAATAATTTAACAGGTATGTTATATTTTTCTAAAACTTTTCAATCATTGTGGGCTACCATTCAAATATTATTCTTACTAAACTTCTATGAATTATTTATTTCACAGGTAATATTCCTAATCAGATTGGTCATCTTCGTAATTTAGAAACATTAAGCATGGCATCCACCGGGCTTAATGGATCGATTCCAAAAGAGATTGGGAACTTGACGGCCCTTCGTTCTCTATACCTCGATAACAATGTATTGAATGGTATGGATAGTCCTTTTTTTCTAATCATTAGTTgtaattttcttgtttttatgttttattcaCGATTCTACATTTTTATAGGTGTTATTCCACATGAGATTGGGCAGCTTAACAATTTACTAATTTTGTCCATTGATTCGAACAAGTTGATTGGCACTTTACCGCCAACCTTTTCTAACATGTCTTCTCTGAAGTATATTTCACTAAGTCATAACACACTTAATGGGACATTGCTAAGAGAAATTGGAAACATGAAAGCACTCCAAGAATTATACCTCATCAACAATACTTTGACTGGTGAGATTGTGCAGTTATACACACATTTTTATCATGTTTGACTACTAAAATGactatttattttcataattcAGGTGTGATTCCGGAAGAGATTGGTGGCCTTGACAAATTAGTATCATTATACATGAATGGCAACAAGCTCATCGGCCCTCTGCCTCGAGTCATTTTGAACATGAAATCTCTTGTAGCATTATCTCTCAACAAGAATGCTTTGACTGGTAGGAGTATCTCTTCATATACAAGTGTCACAATGAGTGGAAATATCTAATTAATACCAACTTGATATAAATTTCAGGTATCATTCCAGGAGAATTGTTCACAGCCAATATTAAGAGTGTTGATCTCTCCGATAACCATTTTCAAGGTTCCATACCGCCAGCGATTGGAAGATCCCTCAACTTAACTTATCTCGACTTGGCGAATAACAATCTCTCCCGCCCTATACCTTCCACCATCTGCAATTTGAGATCCCTCCAATTTCTTAACCTATCAAACAACAACCTGCAGGGTGGGCTTCCAAAGTGTTTAGGAGAGCTGACTAAATCCTTGCACGTTctgcatttgaaggagaatagCCTTGGTGGCCAAATTCCACCATCATTTTCAAAGGGCTGCGCTCTTGAGTCTCTCAACCTCAACAGCAATAACCTAGAAGGAACGTTGCCGCAAGCCCTTGGAAATTGTGAGAAGCTACAAGTTCTTGATGTTGGAAGCAATGGGATACACGGTGGGTTTCCCTTTTGGACGGAGGATCTTGTCGATCTCCGAGTCCTTATTTTGGAAGAGAATAGATTCAATGGTAGTATTGTTTCACCCATTGCTGATGTTGAGATTAGTAGTGATGCTCCATTTGGAAAGTTGGAAGTGTTTGATGTATCTCAAAATGAGTTCAGTGGGTCCCTACCGACTACATATTTGTCTACCTTCCCAGCCTTGATGAATGGCAAGGAAAATGCGTCGGAAAAGAGTAGCATGTATGAGGAATCAATGGTGTCTGTTTTGAAAGGCTCAGAGCAACCATTATTGGTCAGAATGTTGACTACATTCACCACCATTGACATGGCGGAGAACAAATTCTCCGGAAAGATTCCGGATTCCATAGGGAATCTTAATTCACTCAAGTGCTTGAATTTGTCTCATAACAATCTCACTGGGCAGATACCATCATCCATTGGAAATGTGAAAGCATTGGAATCATTAGACTTGTCTTCAAATCGATTGAATGGTGAGATTCCAAGGCAGTTGACAATGTTGAGTTTTCTTTCTAAGTTAAATCTTTCGATGAATGAGCTTGTTGGAGAGATTCCTCAATCAGGCTGGTTTCGGAAGTTTGATAATAGCTCCTTCATTGGGAATCCGGGGTTGTGTGGATTTCCGCTGACTAAAAAATGCGAGCAAGTTCCCAGGTCGCCTCCTCAAGAACGTGATGATGGTGATCATTCTAAGTTTTCGAATGGATTTAGGTAGCGACCCGTGGTGTTGGGATATGGATGGTTCGTAATAGGAGTTTTGATTgcttgtttaataatgatatgAACCATATTTGTTGTATTAGTCTGTTTGTGTTGTGGATGCGGCAGAATAGTGTGGTAGAACGGTTGTTTTGTGGATGCGGCAGAATAGTGTGGTAGAACGGAGGAGGACATGGATCTTCCACATGAGGAGAAGGAGAAGCTCCATGCTTTGAAAAGAAGCTCGTCATGGAAAGCAATGGATGGAAAGTGGTAGATCCAGCATTCGGAAATGGAAGGGGTGGACATGGCTATTTTTTGGTCTTCGGGGCGACGTCGGAGGCAAACGGGATGAGGCAGACATGGATATTTTACTTTTGGATAAGGGCAAATTAGTCAACCTTTCCAACCCCCCCGATCCGCCACTGGGATACTCCAAATTGgaaaatgatatgctacataccttatgtgagcTCCTCATGAAAGCACCACTCTCATTTGAAGCACGTTTAGcattgttcgtttcgatttatatatttagtttgattctaataagttaaaaaatgttattgaaatttttaatttcacagaattcataaaaatcaaagctcgatttgttagtttattactccctccgtccatgaaaaatagggcattttcattttctgcacttattttgaaaaaaatgataataaatagttaaagtgaagagaaagtaaagtacgagagaaaATAACGTAGAGAAGTCTcttgtctatattattctctctcttacatgtgcagaaaatgaaagtgccaatttttcgtggacggaaggagtaatttatttgaaattatagagaaaatgagcaaatcgagctttgattttcatgaattttgtgaaactaaaattttcaataacatttttattgtattagaatcaaactaaatatataaattgaaacGAACATCGTTAAACGTGCGTCAAACGAAAGTGGTGCTCATATGAGGAGCACACATAAGTTAaggatagtgataaaatgcaagggtttgcatttgatcacattccCATACGATAACGTAGCATATCGCATTCCTCACTCCAAATAATGGAGGCGGAGTTAAAGGTAATTTGCGCTGATTTTTCTTTGCGTATTaggattttgtttgtttttgtggtTTAAGTGTTGATAATATTTGTGGTTTAAGTGCAAGAGTTCAATGCAAATCCACCTAAAAATGCTAAATGTACAACCTTTAAGCTGGTCTAGACTTTCCTTGTGAAAAATGGAAAAGGGATATATTTTCTCTAGCCCCAATAGATGTCTCATATTTGATCGGGGCGAGTTTTTAAAAATTGCTTGATATTGTGAAGGAAAGTGgtaaaaaaagttaatggaatatgggtatattaattttataataaatgtgagtataatgagttacttactaaaaatagtaagagtaaaatgaaatatttattgagGATCGTCCAAATAAGGAAATATGTGACATTTAATGGGGGCCAAGGGAAGCGACAATTGTTGTGAAGATGAAAGATCTTATGTGCTCTCTCGTTATTTTTAAtgatcaaataaatataaatttaaagcaTGTGCCACGGTGGACTCGGGTCATTCTTCGTTATTTTTAATGAtcgaataaatataaatttaaagtccACGTACCACAGTGGACTCGAACCCGAGACCTTTAGCCACAAACATTACTATTCTACTTCTTGGCCAACTTACTTTCTTCATTTATTGTATTCAATTACGATGTTTCTTGGCCAACTTACTTTCTTCATTTATTGTATTCAATTACGATGTTTCTCATGTCCACTCAAAGTCTAAGTTAAAGAGTTGGTACCTAAGTTATGATTAAAGGCCATCTCATTCTCATAGATAGTATATACAATTATGAACCAAAGACCAGAACTGAAATAAAGGAAAACTGAAGAATTTATCAAATCCACAATACATTGTAGGAGCAATGCAAATGATTTAGCCACACATGACACCAAAACACAATACAAACTATTTGCATCTCTGTTCACATGACCCCATTCTCTCTCAAATGCTTTTTGCATCCAATGGTTTTTTAGCTTTGAAGGCGGAAGGGGGTGGCTGATGAATGCCAACAACCACCCATTTgtgaataaaagaaaataatctaACTTGATAATTCAATAGATGCATGTGATTGGCACAACATCCTCTGTTATGTATTTTGCCACATTGGGGATCTAAGTCCCAGCCTTTCCTTGCTTTAGGCCGAGGAGATGCCAACCAT
This sequence is a window from Salvia splendens isolate huo1 chromosome 14, SspV2, whole genome shotgun sequence. Protein-coding genes within it:
- the LOC121765133 gene encoding receptor-like protein 35 isoform X2, whose amino-acid sequence is MVELFTRILLLALLWWVNCSANTDRSALLALKAHISSDPHNLLLKNWTTQTSFCNWVGITCDPLNSRVTGLNLSNVQLVGTIPPEIGNLSSLISLDMNENSFYGPIPASIFNLSSIQVITLRGNAALSSELPTDMCKHSLHNLRLLRISFTKLYGQIPSSLGQCSSLEKLSLYNNSLVGEVPKEIGNLTHLTQLFLGFNTLTGDIPKQISHLHMLQSLWMESNKFTGPLPPDVGNLTSLRELILYNNNLTGNIPNQIGHLRNLETLSMASTGLNGSIPKEIGNLTALRSLYLDNNVLNGVIPHEIGQLNNLLILSIDSNKLIGTLPPTFSNMSSLKYISLSHNTLNGTLLREIGNMKALQELYLINNTLTGVIPEEIGGLDKLVSLYMNGNKLIGPLPRVILNMKSLVALSLNKNALTGIIPGELFTANIKSVDLSDNHFQGSIPPAIGRSLNLTYLDLANNNLSRPIPSTICNLRSLQFLNLSNNNLQGGLPKCLGELTKSLHVLHLKENSLGGQIPPSFSKGCALESLNLNSNNLEGTLPQALGNCEKLQVLDVGSNGIHGGFPFWTEDLVDLRVLILEENRFNGSIVSPIADVEISSDAPFGKLEVFDVSQNEFSGSLPTTYLSTFPALMNGKENASEKSSMYEESMVSVLKGSEQPLLVRMLTTFTTIDMAENKFSGKIPDSIGNLNSLKCLNLSHNNLTGQIPSSIGNVKALESLDLSSNRLNGEIPRQLTMLSFLSKLNLSMNELVGEIPQSGWFRKFDNSSFIGNPGLCGFPLTKKCEQVPRSPPQERDDGDHSKFSNGFR
- the LOC121765133 gene encoding receptor-like protein 35 isoform X1, translating into MVELFTRILLLALLWWVNCSANTDRSALLALKAHISSDPHNLLLKNWTTQTSFCNWVGITCDPLNSRVTGLNLSNVQLVGTIPPEIGNLSSLISLDMNENSFYGPIPASIFNLSSIQVITLRGNAALSSELPTDMCKHSLHNLRLLRISFTKLYGQIPSSLGQCSSLEKLSLYNNSLVGEVPKEIGNLTHLTQLFLGFNTLTGDIPKQISHLHMLQSLWMESNKFTGPLPPDVGNLTSLRELILYNNNLTGNIPNQIGHLRNLETLSMASTGLNGSIPKEIGNLTALRSLYLDNNVLNGMDSPFFLIISCNFLVFMFYSRFYIFIGVIPHEIGQLNNLLILSIDSNKLIGTLPPTFSNMSSLKYISLSHNTLNGTLLREIGNMKALQELYLINNTLTGVIPEEIGGLDKLVSLYMNGNKLIGPLPRVILNMKSLVALSLNKNALTGIIPGELFTANIKSVDLSDNHFQGSIPPAIGRSLNLTYLDLANNNLSRPIPSTICNLRSLQFLNLSNNNLQGGLPKCLGELTKSLHVLHLKENSLGGQIPPSFSKGCALESLNLNSNNLEGTLPQALGNCEKLQVLDVGSNGIHGGFPFWTEDLVDLRVLILEENRFNGSIVSPIADVEISSDAPFGKLEVFDVSQNEFSGSLPTTYLSTFPALMNGKENASEKSSMYEESMVSVLKGSEQPLLVRMLTTFTTIDMAENKFSGKIPDSIGNLNSLKCLNLSHNNLTGQIPSSIGNVKALESLDLSSNRLNGEIPRQLTMLSFLSKLNLSMNELVGEIPQSGWFRKFDNSSFIGNPGLCGFPLTKKCEQVPRSPPQERDDGDHSKFSNGFR